The proteins below come from a single Roseiflexus sp. RS-1 genomic window:
- a CDS encoding PH domain-containing protein, giving the protein METSFNAAALDSYAVRITNGVAMLGGILMLPALFLYLSGLLVAGVALTGTIITIAIALTLAVWLTLNYAVQPVAYVVTGDTLVVRRRWARALRIPFKQIMGVSFASALADVPRFGLRWSFNAGVFGYHGPFHLDPYGNVFFAATNRERLVAVARYDAPSLIISPARPREFVETFREALLKSASMEQSAKPAPSQQQSPHPFAAYQRSID; this is encoded by the coding sequence ATGGAGACATCGTTCAACGCGGCGGCGCTCGATTCCTACGCCGTGCGCATCACCAATGGAGTTGCAATGCTTGGCGGCATCCTGATGCTCCCGGCGCTGTTTCTCTACCTCAGTGGTCTGCTGGTTGCCGGCGTCGCGCTGACCGGGACAATTATCACCATAGCGATTGCGTTGACGCTTGCGGTGTGGTTGACCCTCAACTACGCCGTCCAGCCGGTCGCGTATGTTGTGACCGGTGATACGCTGGTTGTGCGGCGGCGTTGGGCGCGCGCACTGCGTATTCCGTTCAAGCAGATCATGGGAGTCTCATTCGCAAGCGCACTGGCGGATGTGCCGCGCTTCGGCTTGCGATGGTCGTTCAATGCTGGCGTGTTCGGGTATCATGGCCCGTTTCACCTCGATCCATACGGCAACGTCTTTTTCGCAGCGACGAACCGTGAGCGATTGGTGGCCGTGGCGCGCTACGACGCGCCCTCGCTGATCATCAGCCCCGCTCGTCCACGCGAATTTGTCGAGACATTCCGGGAGGCATTGCTCAAAAGCGCATCGATGGAACAGAGCGCAAAACCTGCACCTTCGCAGCAGCAATCACCACATCCTTTTGCCG
- a CDS encoding sensor histidine kinase — protein sequence MSPERIIPSSRNPIFRLPMPDQGLHRPTLAALGVLLVLNSVALATRPPRLSVETFVTGAAITILVLLGDRFAVHRPEGSRLTLAPVVLASATLLADWSLVLIAALIGGLFQMSVSSGRQIIRLITVRSLIASGSALIALGVPIAPLFVWSLALALLIVLGYVLETLVDSIDTDGRQIRWHDAIGSLRWYIPAMMLISALFAAFRDSATAVLPFALALLGCLQILAHIQTQQHRTLAELTSLREQLGARTERLERLQALTTAMLATLDDRRQFHMLCERLAALLDAEAGWITLYDQDGLRVPAVHGLTVRHAESAQVDRARYDEIIQRGQIVLIADERAQQLAPVIDSDDPIRWSTLLVIPLTTDHGATGAICLAFEHLRGLDIEDRRILASFARQAAVAIENTRLFSELRQKQAELIQSSKLAAVGTFAAGIGHEFNNLLGGMLGYAELGRSASDSAEKDQALDVIRQACQRGRSIMRGLLTFARRSEHRRDIHHLADVIAETLTLVEIDLRKLNITLERVIEPTPAILCDSGQIAQVLLNLITNARDAIGRDGGTITVSLRQCGAYVELSVSDTGAGIPEHVRDRIFEPFVTTKGALGTSNTPGTGLGLSVSYGIVKDHGGDIRFETEIGVGTTMMVRLPINPPS from the coding sequence ATGTCGCCTGAACGAATCATCCCTTCTTCCAGGAACCCGATCTTTCGGTTGCCGATGCCGGACCAGGGGTTGCATCGCCCGACGCTTGCTGCGCTGGGTGTTCTTCTGGTTCTCAACAGTGTCGCACTCGCAACTCGACCACCCCGCCTGTCGGTTGAAACATTCGTGACCGGCGCTGCCATCACGATTCTGGTGTTGCTGGGTGATCGATTCGCAGTGCACAGACCGGAAGGCTCGCGCCTGACGCTGGCGCCGGTTGTGCTTGCGAGCGCAACGCTGCTGGCAGACTGGTCGCTTGTGTTGATCGCTGCGTTGATCGGCGGTCTTTTCCAGATGTCGGTCTCCTCAGGGCGTCAGATCATTCGCCTGATTACTGTTCGCTCATTGATCGCCAGCGGCAGTGCGCTGATCGCTCTGGGCGTCCCAATAGCGCCGCTTTTCGTGTGGTCGTTGGCGCTGGCGCTGTTGATCGTTCTCGGGTACGTACTGGAAACGCTCGTTGATTCGATAGACACCGATGGAAGGCAGATACGCTGGCACGATGCAATCGGATCGCTCCGCTGGTACATCCCCGCCATGATGCTGATCAGCGCCTTGTTTGCCGCATTCCGCGACTCGGCGACCGCAGTGTTGCCCTTTGCACTGGCACTACTGGGATGTCTCCAGATCCTGGCGCACATCCAGACGCAGCAACATCGTACCCTTGCCGAATTGACCAGCCTGCGCGAACAACTTGGCGCCCGCACAGAACGCCTCGAGCGATTGCAGGCGCTGACGACGGCGATGCTCGCCACCCTCGATGATCGTCGCCAGTTCCACATGCTCTGCGAGCGTCTCGCGGCGCTGCTCGACGCCGAAGCTGGCTGGATCACACTCTACGATCAGGATGGATTGCGTGTTCCGGCAGTCCATGGATTAACCGTTCGTCATGCTGAGTCCGCTCAGGTTGACCGGGCGCGCTACGATGAGATTATTCAGCGTGGTCAGATTGTGCTGATCGCCGACGAACGCGCCCAGCAACTGGCGCCGGTGATCGATTCCGACGATCCGATCCGCTGGTCGACGCTGCTGGTCATCCCGCTGACCACCGATCATGGCGCGACTGGTGCGATTTGTCTGGCATTCGAACATTTGCGTGGTCTCGATATCGAAGATCGCCGCATTCTCGCCTCGTTCGCCCGTCAGGCAGCAGTGGCGATCGAGAACACGCGTCTCTTCAGCGAGTTGCGCCAGAAACAGGCGGAACTGATCCAGTCGTCGAAACTGGCTGCGGTTGGGACATTCGCCGCCGGTATCGGGCATGAGTTCAACAATCTGCTCGGCGGCATGCTCGGCTATGCAGAACTCGGTCGCAGCGCCAGCGATAGCGCCGAAAAGGATCAGGCGCTCGATGTGATCCGACAGGCATGCCAGCGTGGGCGAAGCATTATGCGTGGTTTGCTCACCTTTGCGCGACGTAGTGAGCATCGTCGTGACATCCACCACCTCGCCGATGTGATTGCCGAAACGTTGACCCTCGTCGAGATCGACCTGCGGAAACTCAATATCACACTGGAGCGCGTCATCGAACCGACGCCAGCAATCTTGTGCGACAGCGGGCAGATTGCACAGGTGCTCCTGAATCTGATCACGAATGCTCGCGATGCTATCGGGCGTGACGGTGGAACGATCACGGTGTCGCTCCGTCAGTGTGGCGCGTATGTCGAACTCAGCGTCAGCGATACCGGCGCGGGTATCCCCGAACACGTGCGTGACCGGATTTTTGAGCCGTTTGTCACGACGAAGGGTGCGCTCGGTACAAGCAACACACCCGGCACTGGTCTGGGGCTATCGGTGTCGTATGGCATCGTGAAGGATCACGGGGGCGACATCCGCTTTGAGACGGAGATCGGCGTTGGAACGACCATGATGGTGCGTCTGCCGATCAATCCGCCATCCTGA